In the Geobacter sp. FeAm09 genome, one interval contains:
- a CDS encoding ATP-binding protein — MAINLFIPAQLFLAGVCASTAIQHCTLAQHRRQRRVHYLFAALSLLMALFALSSVQTYRIAAVSPNFQALRLNLAIFNLYIALWPWFIAEYTGVRPRWALAGITGMFALLFLANLTQPYTHTFSEFSGVERVPLPWGESIYRPQGTRGVWKPVIVAAILSTYAYSFYALAVRFRRDHRRTALFMMAAVGLSLAGSAVGFLFRLGIGSVPPLGPLAYLGMIVVMGLTLNYEIQENRRHMEAVLDHVPAQIFMKDTQGRYLMVNRHFEEMFHVSDATVYGATDYGLFPPEEADVMRAADRQALATGRPLEYEVDGTRDGQTRTFSATMVPLHYSDGSPFAVCGIATDITGRKRQEQDLKQAKEQAESASRAKSEFLANMSHEMRTPMNGIMGVASLMKLTDLSDEQKEYLECIQLSSENLLTLINDILDLSKIEAGKVVLELAPFSLRGCIGDAVRVHLATIRTKGLTLKTHIPARVPDALTGDQLRLKQVLINLIGNAAKFTEAGEITVSAALLETSGDRALIRLDVADTGIGIPSDALETIFAPFSQADSSTTRRYGGTGLGLSISRRFVELMGGNIRVDSRVEEGSLFRVTIPFALDDPRPERHGRRRDGTPPSST; from the coding sequence ATGGCGATTAATCTGTTCATACCTGCGCAGCTTTTTCTGGCCGGCGTCTGCGCCTCTACGGCGATCCAGCATTGCACCCTGGCGCAGCACCGGCGGCAGCGCCGCGTCCATTACCTGTTCGCCGCCCTATCCCTTTTGATGGCGCTGTTCGCCCTGTCCAGCGTCCAGACCTACCGGATCGCGGCCGTATCGCCCAACTTCCAGGCGCTCCGCCTGAATCTGGCCATCTTCAACCTGTACATCGCCCTGTGGCCCTGGTTCATCGCCGAGTATACCGGGGTGCGTCCCCGGTGGGCACTGGCCGGCATCACCGGGATGTTCGCCCTGCTGTTCCTGGCCAATCTCACCCAGCCGTACACCCACACCTTTTCGGAATTCAGCGGGGTGGAGCGGGTGCCGCTTCCCTGGGGAGAGAGCATCTATCGCCCCCAGGGTACCAGGGGCGTGTGGAAACCGGTGATCGTGGCAGCCATTCTCTCCACGTACGCCTACAGCTTCTATGCCCTGGCGGTCCGCTTTCGCCGGGACCACCGGCGCACCGCCCTGTTCATGATGGCTGCCGTCGGACTGTCCCTGGCCGGTTCCGCGGTGGGCTTCCTGTTCCGGTTGGGGATCGGCAGCGTCCCGCCCCTGGGGCCGTTGGCGTACCTGGGCATGATCGTCGTCATGGGGCTGACCCTGAACTACGAGATCCAGGAGAACCGCCGGCATATGGAGGCGGTCCTGGACCACGTGCCGGCGCAAATCTTCATGAAGGATACCCAGGGGCGTTACCTGATGGTCAACCGCCATTTCGAGGAGATGTTTCATGTCTCCGACGCCACGGTGTACGGCGCGACCGATTACGGTCTTTTCCCCCCGGAAGAGGCCGACGTCATGCGTGCCGCCGACCGGCAGGCACTCGCCACCGGCCGTCCCCTGGAATACGAGGTGGACGGTACCCGGGACGGGCAGACCCGCACCTTCTCCGCCACCATGGTCCCGCTCCATTATTCCGACGGCTCTCCCTTCGCCGTCTGCGGCATCGCCACGGACATCACCGGGCGCAAGCGGCAGGAGCAGGATCTGAAACAGGCCAAGGAGCAGGCGGAATCGGCCAGCCGGGCCAAGAGCGAGTTTCTGGCTAACATGAGCCATGAGATGCGGACCCCCATGAACGGCATCATGGGGGTGGCCAGCCTCATGAAGCTGACGGATCTGAGCGACGAACAGAAGGAGTACCTGGAATGCATCCAGCTCTCCTCGGAAAACCTCCTGACGCTCATCAACGACATCCTGGACCTTTCCAAGATCGAGGCCGGGAAGGTCGTGCTGGAACTGGCCCCCTTCAGCCTGCGGGGATGCATCGGCGACGCCGTCCGGGTCCACCTTGCCACCATCCGCACCAAGGGGCTGACCCTGAAAACCCATATCCCGGCCCGGGTGCCCGACGCCCTGACCGGGGACCAACTGCGGCTGAAACAGGTGCTGATCAACCTGATCGGCAATGCCGCCAAGTTCACGGAAGCGGGGGAGATCACGGTTTCGGCCGCGCTTCTGGAAACCTCTGGCGATAGGGCGCTCATCCGGCTCGACGTCGCGGATACCGGCATCGGCATCCCGTCAGACGCCCTTGAAACCATCTTCGCCCCCTTCAGCCAGGCGGATTCGTCCACCACCCGCCGTTACGGCGGCACCGGGCTCGGGCTCTCCATCAGCAGGCGCTTCGTGGAGCTCATGGGGGGGAACATCCGGGTGGACAGCCGGGTAGAGGAGGGGAGCCTCTTCCGGGTGACGATCCCCTTCGCGCTCGACGATCCCCGCCCGGAGCGGCATGGTCGCCGCCGCGACGGCACGCCCCCGTCATCGACCTGA
- a CDS encoding tetratricopeptide repeat protein, translated as MTEKPKPGQARPLTAAPLETALNLYSSGRFEEALAMAVGTLGTEPRNGMALNIAAACSRCLGRGADAEAYWTKVVQLNPSSAEAYNNLGVLYQEQQRFAEAEACHQRAIVIRPDYVEAYSNLGSLFQAVERLDDAEARYRQALAISPDCAEVHNNLANLLQRMERFREAETCYRHALSVRPAYGEAHYNYGNLLKRVQRPDEAEASYRRALAIHPNHAEAHYNLGVLLREQGRSGEAEACCRQALALRPNYAEAYNTLGGVFREQKRPGDAEASYRRALALLPDYRDAHCNLGELLQEQKRFREAEAAYRQALALRPGDAETLLNLGVVLHEQQRRDEAEACYRQALASRPDYGEAWYNLAVLLQGQKRLAEAEAAYRQVLAVRPDWVAAHYNLGVLLREQGRFTEAEACYRQALALCPDSGDALYNLAGLLKELGRSDESEEYYRRFLALHPDHGEAHNNLAILLQGLKRYGEAEACYRRALALHPGRVETYLNLGNLFKEQQRPGEAETCYRQALALQPERAETYYNLGVLLYEQDRYDEAEARYRQALALCPDHAEALYNLGALVRDLRRFDEAEACYRRAAALRPDYAEARWNLGLLLLFLGRFAEGWRLYEMRYDTSWEHAPCRAPQVACPPWRGQDLRGTSLLIWPEQGFGDEIQFVRYVPLLKARGAARITLVCKGALKSLFLHAATGADQILSLDEAGEAGPHDYWTSLLSLPHHLGTALETIPAGLPYLGAGSDGLRQWKGRLPAAGRKVGLVWKGAAGHKNDAHRSLPGLAALAPLWSVAGVAFVSLQKGMGEEEGLAPPPGQPLVHLGSEVGDFADTAAIVAQLDLVICVDTAVAHVAGALGKPCWVLLPFIGTDWRWLDNREDSPWYPGVMRLFRQTAMGDWDGVVRRVSGALARFAAGAA; from the coding sequence TTGACCGAAAAACCTAAGCCGGGACAGGCGAGGCCGCTCACCGCCGCTCCCCTGGAAACCGCTCTCAACCTGTATTCTTCCGGGCGATTCGAAGAAGCCTTGGCGATGGCCGTGGGTACGCTGGGCACCGAACCCCGGAACGGCATGGCCCTGAACATAGCCGCCGCCTGCTCCCGATGCCTGGGCAGGGGGGCAGACGCCGAAGCCTACTGGACGAAGGTGGTGCAGCTCAACCCCAGCTCGGCCGAGGCGTACAATAACCTGGGGGTCCTGTACCAGGAGCAGCAACGCTTTGCCGAGGCTGAAGCCTGCCACCAGCGCGCCATCGTCATCCGCCCGGATTACGTGGAAGCGTACAGCAACCTGGGCAGCCTGTTCCAGGCGGTGGAACGCCTCGACGATGCCGAGGCCCGTTACCGGCAGGCGCTGGCCATCTCACCCGACTGTGCCGAGGTTCACAACAACCTGGCCAACCTGCTCCAGCGAATGGAGCGCTTCAGGGAGGCCGAGACCTGCTATCGGCACGCCCTGTCCGTTCGCCCGGCGTACGGGGAGGCGCATTACAACTACGGCAACCTGCTCAAGCGGGTGCAGCGCCCGGACGAGGCCGAAGCCAGCTACCGGCGGGCCCTGGCCATCCATCCGAACCACGCCGAGGCGCACTACAATCTGGGCGTCCTGCTCAGGGAGCAGGGGCGTTCCGGCGAGGCCGAGGCCTGCTGCCGGCAGGCGCTGGCCCTGCGCCCCAACTACGCCGAGGCGTACAACACCCTGGGTGGGGTGTTCAGGGAACAGAAGCGCCCCGGTGATGCCGAAGCCAGCTACCGGCGCGCCCTTGCCCTCCTGCCGGACTATCGGGATGCCCACTGCAATCTGGGGGAGCTGCTCCAGGAGCAAAAACGCTTTAGGGAGGCCGAGGCTGCCTATCGCCAGGCGTTGGCCCTGCGCCCCGGGGATGCGGAGACCTTACTCAATCTGGGGGTCGTGCTCCACGAACAGCAGCGTCGGGACGAAGCCGAGGCCTGTTATCGCCAGGCGCTGGCCTCACGCCCCGATTACGGCGAGGCCTGGTACAACCTGGCCGTTCTTCTCCAGGGGCAGAAACGCCTGGCCGAGGCCGAGGCGGCCTACCGGCAGGTCCTTGCCGTTCGCCCCGACTGGGTGGCCGCCCACTACAATCTGGGGGTCCTGCTCCGGGAACAGGGCCGCTTCACGGAGGCTGAAGCCTGTTACCGGCAGGCGCTCGCCCTCTGCCCCGACTCCGGGGATGCCCTCTACAACCTGGCGGGACTGCTCAAGGAGCTGGGGCGTTCCGACGAGTCCGAGGAGTATTACCGGCGTTTTTTGGCTCTGCATCCCGATCACGGCGAGGCGCACAATAATCTGGCCATTCTCCTCCAGGGGCTGAAACGCTACGGCGAGGCCGAGGCCTGTTACCGCCGGGCGCTGGCCCTTCATCCCGGCCGGGTGGAAACGTACCTGAATCTGGGGAACCTGTTCAAGGAACAGCAACGCCCGGGTGAGGCCGAGACCTGCTACCGTCAGGCGCTCGCCCTCCAGCCCGAACGTGCGGAGACGTACTACAACCTGGGGGTGCTGCTCTATGAGCAGGATCGCTACGACGAGGCAGAGGCCCGTTACCGGCAGGCCCTGGCCCTGTGCCCGGACCACGCGGAAGCGCTGTACAACCTGGGGGCCCTGGTGCGGGACCTGCGGCGGTTCGACGAGGCCGAGGCCTGCTACCGGCGCGCCGCTGCCCTGCGTCCCGACTATGCGGAGGCGCGCTGGAACCTGGGGCTTCTCCTTCTTTTCCTGGGGCGGTTCGCCGAGGGGTGGCGGCTCTACGAGATGCGCTACGATACAAGCTGGGAGCACGCGCCGTGCCGAGCGCCGCAGGTCGCCTGTCCTCCCTGGAGGGGGCAGGACCTGCGCGGCACGTCGCTCCTCATCTGGCCGGAGCAGGGGTTCGGCGACGAGATCCAGTTTGTCCGCTATGTCCCGCTTTTGAAGGCGCGCGGCGCCGCCCGGATCACCCTGGTGTGCAAGGGGGCGCTGAAATCGCTCTTCCTCCATGCCGCCACCGGGGCCGACCAGATCCTCTCCCTGGATGAGGCGGGGGAGGCGGGACCTCACGATTACTGGACCAGCCTGCTCAGTCTCCCGCACCATCTGGGGACGGCGCTGGAGACCATTCCTGCCGGACTTCCCTACCTTGGGGCGGGGAGCGACGGACTCCGCCAGTGGAAGGGACGGCTCCCCGCGGCGGGACGAAAGGTCGGGCTGGTATGGAAGGGGGCGGCCGGCCACAAAAACGACGCCCACCGTTCGCTCCCGGGGCTCGCCGCCCTCGCCCCCCTCTGGTCGGTCGCCGGGGTTGCCTTTGTCAGCCTGCAAAAGGGCATGGGAGAGGAAGAAGGGCTCGCCCCGCCCCCCGGCCAGCCGCTCGTGCACCTCGGGTCGGAGGTCGGGGATTTCGCCGATACGGCGGCCATTGTGGCGCAGCTCGATCTGGTGATCTGCGTGGATACGGCCGTGGCCCATGTGGCCGGGGCGCTCGGCAAGCCGTGCTGGGTGCTGCTCCCCTTCATCGGTACGGACTGGCGCTGGCTGGACAATCGCGAGGACTCCCCCTGGTATCCGGGAGTTATGCGCCTGTTCCGTCAGACGGCCATGGGTGATTGGGATGGGGTGGTGCGACGGGTGAGCGGTGCGTTGGCGCGGTTTGCCGCCGGGGCGGCGTGA
- a CDS encoding DUF4410 domain-containing protein: MKKIALVLQVFCLVTVASLAHADQPLAKPGVLNEEAVMTSQRLSGYDTIVIRDFSTAGTVYDRIDDEEKPKVDAMKPLIVKSLTLSIEAEMAKRKLFKRVLVNSEPQGSAVILEGAFTEFNGGSRALRFWVGFGAGKTYLKVKGRLLDAASGKELATFEDQETGYRGVASMESFEDLFPHQAQSLGQNIGEFLEKLY, encoded by the coding sequence ATGAAGAAGATTGCGCTCGTGCTGCAGGTTTTCTGTCTTGTCACCGTCGCCTCGCTCGCCCATGCAGACCAGCCCCTTGCCAAGCCGGGTGTTCTGAACGAAGAAGCGGTCATGACCTCCCAGCGTCTCTCCGGCTACGACACCATCGTCATCAGGGACTTCTCCACGGCCGGCACCGTATATGACCGGATCGACGACGAGGAAAAGCCGAAGGTGGATGCCATGAAGCCGCTCATCGTGAAGTCCCTGACCCTGAGCATCGAGGCGGAGATGGCGAAACGCAAGCTGTTCAAGCGTGTTCTCGTCAACAGCGAACCGCAGGGGAGTGCGGTGATCCTGGAGGGGGCTTTCACGGAATTCAACGGCGGCAGCCGCGCTCTCAGATTCTGGGTCGGATTCGGCGCGGGCAAAACCTACCTGAAGGTGAAAGGACGCCTGCTCGATGCCGCAAGCGGCAAGGAACTGGCGACCTTCGAGGACCAGGAGACCGGTTACCGGGGAGTGGCAAGCATGGAAAGCTTCGAGGACCTCTTCCCCCACCAGGCCCAGAGTCTTGGCCAGAACATCGGGGAGTTCCTTGAAAAGCTCTATTGA